From Cotesia glomerata isolate CgM1 linkage group LG2, MPM_Cglom_v2.3, whole genome shotgun sequence, a single genomic window includes:
- the LOC123258863 gene encoding speckle-type POZ protein-like A, which produces MAAYETLIINCYVKAYDDDEWFSHTIDLFGRYKELFGKIKVSASVDSRFESADIKIKKGISRPTIAIIELKADNKEWIIQDTNNWTNDIEFNYLDVTVEEGIHKTSPFRLDVVFKITWCGFVDDINSPNLYDNLKHYLYSPVFSDVKIRVQNNKEYPVHKIVLAIQSPVLENILRTTMEETNANCIFFSDIEEEVGDELVMFLYQGKLKKAHNHHKTALKLLEIGTAYKISKLSNMCSYILSNNLTVENVLNTLELSVVYESVVLQLRAIVFAVNNYDEVSKLNSFQSFSQQHPELIAKINKKFQKCRKQ; this is translated from the coding sequence ATGGCTGCCTATGAAActcttataattaattgttacgTCAAAGCTTACGATGACGATGAATGGTTTTCTCATACGATAGATCTATTCGGAAGATACAAAGAAttatttggaaaaataaaagtatcaGCTAGTGTAGACTCTAGGTTTGAGTCCGcggacattaaaattaaaaaaggaaTCTCCAGACCAACAATTGCAATCATTGAATTAAAAGCTGACAATAAAGAATGGATAATACAAGATACAAATAATTGGACAAATgacattgaatttaattatttagatgtTACTGTAGAAGAGGGAATTCATAAAACCAGTCCATTTCGACTGGatgtagtttttaaaataacctGGTGTGGCTTTGTTGATGATATTAATTCGCCAAATTTATACGACAATCTGAAACATTATCTGTACAGCCCGGTATTCAGTGATGTTAAAATACGTGTACAAAACAACAAAGAATACCCAGTACACAAAATTGTCTTAGCTATTCAGAGTCCAgtattagaaaatattttacgaACGACCATGGAAGAAACAAACgccaattgtatttttttttctgatattGAAGAAGAAGTTGGGGATGAGCTTGTTATGTTTTTGTACCAGGGTAAACTGAAAAAAGCTCACAACCATCATAAAACTGCATTGAAATTGCTTGAAATTGGAACTGCTTATAAGATTTCGAAATTATCCAATATGTGTAGCTAcattttaagtaataatttgaCCGTtgaaaatgtattaaatacaTTGGAACTTTCAGTTGTTTACGAATCAGTAGTTTTACAACTGCGTGCAATAGTATTTGCAGTCAACAATTACGATGAAGTCAGTAAACTTAATTCTTTTCAATCTTTTAGTCAACAACATCCTGAATTGATTGCCAAAATCAATAAGAAGTTTCAAAAATGTCGTAAacaataa